A genomic region of Pseudorca crassidens isolate mPseCra1 chromosome 10, mPseCra1.hap1, whole genome shotgun sequence contains the following coding sequences:
- the BAP1 gene encoding ubiquitin carboxyl-terminal hydrolase BAP1 isoform X1, giving the protein MNKGWLELESDPGLFTLLVEDFGVKGVQVEEIYDLQSKCQGPVYGFIFLFKWIEERRSRRKVSTLVDDTSVIDDDIVNNMFFAHQLIPNSCATHALLSVLLNCSNVDLGPTLSRMKDFTKGFSPESKGYAIGNAPELAKAHNSHARPEPRHLPEKQNGLSAVRTMEAFHFVSYVPITGRLFELDGLKVYPIDHGPWGEDEEWTDKARRVIMERIGLATAGEPYHDIRFNLMAVVPDRRIKYEARLHVLKVNRQTVLEALQQLIRVTQPELIQTHKSQESQLPEETKAVSSKSPLALETSRAPAASEGTHTDGVEEVAGSCPQAPTHSPPSKPKLVVKPPGSSINGVPPNPTPIVQRLPAFLDNHNYAKSPMQEEEDLAAGVGRSRVPVRPPQQYSDDEDDYEDDEEDDVQNTNSAIRYKRKGPGKPGPLSGSGDGQLSVLQPNTINVLAEKLKESQKDLSIPLSIKTSSGAGSPAVAVPTHSQPSPTPSNESTDTASEIGSAFNSPLRSPIRSANPTRPSSPVTSHISKVLFGEDDSLLRVDCIRYNRAVRDLGPVISTGLLHLAEDGVLSPLALTESGKGSSPSIRPSQGSQGSGSPEEKEVVEAVDSREKPGLVRPSEPLSGEKYSPKELLALLKCVEAEIANYEACLKEEVEKRKKFKVGPLSSCLVLCPPVFPEIDDQRRTHNYDEFICTFISMLAQEGMLANLVEQNISVRRRQGVSIGRLHKQRKPDRRKRSRPYKAKRQ; this is encoded by the exons ATGAATAAGGGCTGGCTGGAGCTGGAGAGCGACCCTG GCCTCTTCACCCTCCTGGTGGAAGATTTCG GTGTCAAAGGGGTGCAGGTGGAGGAGATCTATGACCTTCAGAGCAAATGCCAGGG CCCCGTGTATGGATTCATCTTCCTGTTCAAATGGATCGAAGAGCGCCGATCCCGTCGCAAGGTCTCTACCTTGGTGGATGATACATCTGTGATTGATGATGATATTGTGAATAACATGTTCTTTGCCCACCAG CTGATCCCCAACTCTTGTGCCACTCATGCCCTGCTGAGCGTGCTCCTGAACTGCAGCAATGTGGACCTGGGGCCCACCCTGAGTCGCATGAAGGACTTCACCAAAGGCTTCAGCCCTGAG AGCAAAGGATATGCGATTGGCAATGCTCCAGAGTTGGCCAAGGCACATAATAGCCATGCCAG GCCTGAGCCACGCCATCTCCCCGAGAAGCAGAATGGCCTTAGTGCTGTGCGGACCATGGAGGCATTCCACTTTGTCAGCTATGTGCCTATCACAGGCCGGCTTTTTGAGCTGGATGGGCTGAAGGTTTACCCCATTGACCATG GGCCTTGGGGGGAGGATGAGGAGTGGACAGACAAGGCCCGGAGGGTCATCATGGAGCGTATCGGCCTCGCCACTGCAGG GGAGCCCTACCATGACATCCGCTTCAACCTGATGGCGGTGGTGCCCGACCGCAGGATCAAGTATGAGGCCAGGCTGCACGTTCTGAAGGTGAACCGTCAGACAGTACTGGAGGCCCTGCAGCAG CTGATTAGGGTAACGCAGCCAGAGCTGATTCAGACCCACAAGTCTCAAGAGTCACAGTTGCCTGAAGAGACCAAAGCAGTCAGCAGCAAGTCCCCTCTGGCCCTGGAAACAAGCAGGGCCCCAGCGGCCTCTGAGGGCACCCACACAG ATGGTGTGGAGGAGGTGGCTGGTTCGTGCCCACAAGCCCCGACCCACAGCCCTCCCAGCAAACCCAAGCTGGTGGTGAAGCCTCCAGGGAGCAGCATCAATGGGGTTCCCCCAAACCCCACTCCTATCGTCCAGCGGCTGCCAGCCTTTCTGGACAATCACAACTATGCCAAGTCCCCCATGCAG GAGGAGGAAGACCTGGCAGCAGGTGTGGGCCGCAGCCGAGTTCCAGTCCGCCCACCCCAGCAGTACTCAGATGACGAGGACGACTACGAGGATGACGAGGAGGATGACGTGCAGAACACCAACTCCGCCATCAG GTATAAGCGAAAGGGGCCGGGGAAACCAGGGCCATTGAGTGGCTCTGGGGATGGGCAGCTGTCGGTGCTGCAGCCCAACACCATCAACGTCTTGGCCGAGAAGCTCAAAGAGTCCCAGAAAGACCTCTCAATTCCTCTGTCCATCAAGACGAGCAGCGGGGCCGGGAGTCCAGCTGTGGCAGTGCCCACGCACTCACAGCCCTCGCCCACCCCCAGCAATGAGAGCACTGACACAGCCTCTGAGATCGGCAGCGCTTTCAATTCGCCACTACGCTCGCCTATCCGCTCGGCCAACCCCACGCGGCCCTCTAGCCCCGTCACCTCCCACATCTCCAAGGTGCTTTTTGGAGAGGACGACAGCCTGCTGCGTGTTGACTGCATACGCTACAATCGTGCTGTACGCGACCTGGGTCCTGTCATCAGCACGGGCCTGCTGCACCTGGCTGAGGACGGTGTGCTGAGTCCTCTGGCACTGACAG AGAGTGGGAAGGGTTCCTCACCTTCCATCAGACCGAGCCAAGGCAGCCAGGGGTCTGGTAGCCCAGAGGAGAAAGAGGTGGTGGAGGCTGTGGATAGCAGAGAGAAGCCTGGGCTGGTCAGGCCTAGTGAGCCCTTGAGCGGGGAGAAGTACTCACCCAAG GAGCTGCTGGCACTGCTGAAGTGTGTGGAGGCTGAGATTGCAAACTACGAGGCCTGCCTCAAGGAAGaggtggagaagaggaagaagttcAAGGTGGGCCCTCTCTCCAGCTGCCTGGTCCTCTGCCCACCTGTCTTCCCAGAG ATCGACGACCAGAGAAGAACACACAACTACGATGAGTTCATCTGCACCTTCATCTCCATGCTGGCTCAGGAAG GCATGCTGGCCAACCTGGTGGAGCAGAACATCTCGGTGCGGCGGCGCCAGGGGGTCAGCATTGGCCGACTCCACAAGCAGCGGAAGCCTGACCGGCGGAAACGCTCACGCCCCTACAAGGCCAAGCGCCAGTGA
- the BAP1 gene encoding ubiquitin carboxyl-terminal hydrolase BAP1 isoform X4 — translation MPGLIPNSCATHALLSVLLNCSNVDLGPTLSRMKDFTKGFSPESKGYAIGNAPELAKAHNSHARPEPRHLPEKQNGLSAVRTMEAFHFVSYVPITGRLFELDGLKVYPIDHGPWGEDEEWTDKARRVIMERIGLATAGEPYHDIRFNLMAVVPDRRIKYEARLHVLKVNRQTVLEALQQLIRVTQPELIQTHKSQESQLPEETKAVSSKSPLALETSRAPAASEGTHTDGVEEVAGSCPQAPTHSPPSKPKLVVKPPGSSINGVPPNPTPIVQRLPAFLDNHNYAKSPMQEEEDLAAGVGRSRVPVRPPQQYSDDEDDYEDDEEDDVQNTNSAIRYKRKGPGKPGPLSGSGDGQLSVLQPNTINVLAEKLKESQKDLSIPLSIKTSSGAGSPAVAVPTHSQPSPTPSNESTDTASEIGSAFNSPLRSPIRSANPTRPSSPVTSHISKVLFGEDDSLLRVDCIRYNRAVRDLGPVISTGLLHLAEDGVLSPLALTESGKGSSPSIRPSQGSQGSGSPEEKEVVEAVDSREKPGLVRPSEPLSGEKYSPKELLALLKCVEAEIANYEACLKEEVEKRKKFKVGPLSSCLVLCPPVFPEIDDQRRTHNYDEFICTFISMLAQEGMLANLVEQNISVRRRQGVSIGRLHKQRKPDRRKRSRPYKAKRQ, via the exons ATGCCAGGG CTGATCCCCAACTCTTGTGCCACTCATGCCCTGCTGAGCGTGCTCCTGAACTGCAGCAATGTGGACCTGGGGCCCACCCTGAGTCGCATGAAGGACTTCACCAAAGGCTTCAGCCCTGAG AGCAAAGGATATGCGATTGGCAATGCTCCAGAGTTGGCCAAGGCACATAATAGCCATGCCAG GCCTGAGCCACGCCATCTCCCCGAGAAGCAGAATGGCCTTAGTGCTGTGCGGACCATGGAGGCATTCCACTTTGTCAGCTATGTGCCTATCACAGGCCGGCTTTTTGAGCTGGATGGGCTGAAGGTTTACCCCATTGACCATG GGCCTTGGGGGGAGGATGAGGAGTGGACAGACAAGGCCCGGAGGGTCATCATGGAGCGTATCGGCCTCGCCACTGCAGG GGAGCCCTACCATGACATCCGCTTCAACCTGATGGCGGTGGTGCCCGACCGCAGGATCAAGTATGAGGCCAGGCTGCACGTTCTGAAGGTGAACCGTCAGACAGTACTGGAGGCCCTGCAGCAG CTGATTAGGGTAACGCAGCCAGAGCTGATTCAGACCCACAAGTCTCAAGAGTCACAGTTGCCTGAAGAGACCAAAGCAGTCAGCAGCAAGTCCCCTCTGGCCCTGGAAACAAGCAGGGCCCCAGCGGCCTCTGAGGGCACCCACACAG ATGGTGTGGAGGAGGTGGCTGGTTCGTGCCCACAAGCCCCGACCCACAGCCCTCCCAGCAAACCCAAGCTGGTGGTGAAGCCTCCAGGGAGCAGCATCAATGGGGTTCCCCCAAACCCCACTCCTATCGTCCAGCGGCTGCCAGCCTTTCTGGACAATCACAACTATGCCAAGTCCCCCATGCAG GAGGAGGAAGACCTGGCAGCAGGTGTGGGCCGCAGCCGAGTTCCAGTCCGCCCACCCCAGCAGTACTCAGATGACGAGGACGACTACGAGGATGACGAGGAGGATGACGTGCAGAACACCAACTCCGCCATCAG GTATAAGCGAAAGGGGCCGGGGAAACCAGGGCCATTGAGTGGCTCTGGGGATGGGCAGCTGTCGGTGCTGCAGCCCAACACCATCAACGTCTTGGCCGAGAAGCTCAAAGAGTCCCAGAAAGACCTCTCAATTCCTCTGTCCATCAAGACGAGCAGCGGGGCCGGGAGTCCAGCTGTGGCAGTGCCCACGCACTCACAGCCCTCGCCCACCCCCAGCAATGAGAGCACTGACACAGCCTCTGAGATCGGCAGCGCTTTCAATTCGCCACTACGCTCGCCTATCCGCTCGGCCAACCCCACGCGGCCCTCTAGCCCCGTCACCTCCCACATCTCCAAGGTGCTTTTTGGAGAGGACGACAGCCTGCTGCGTGTTGACTGCATACGCTACAATCGTGCTGTACGCGACCTGGGTCCTGTCATCAGCACGGGCCTGCTGCACCTGGCTGAGGACGGTGTGCTGAGTCCTCTGGCACTGACAG AGAGTGGGAAGGGTTCCTCACCTTCCATCAGACCGAGCCAAGGCAGCCAGGGGTCTGGTAGCCCAGAGGAGAAAGAGGTGGTGGAGGCTGTGGATAGCAGAGAGAAGCCTGGGCTGGTCAGGCCTAGTGAGCCCTTGAGCGGGGAGAAGTACTCACCCAAG GAGCTGCTGGCACTGCTGAAGTGTGTGGAGGCTGAGATTGCAAACTACGAGGCCTGCCTCAAGGAAGaggtggagaagaggaagaagttcAAGGTGGGCCCTCTCTCCAGCTGCCTGGTCCTCTGCCCACCTGTCTTCCCAGAG ATCGACGACCAGAGAAGAACACACAACTACGATGAGTTCATCTGCACCTTCATCTCCATGCTGGCTCAGGAAG GCATGCTGGCCAACCTGGTGGAGCAGAACATCTCGGTGCGGCGGCGCCAGGGGGTCAGCATTGGCCGACTCCACAAGCAGCGGAAGCCTGACCGGCGGAAACGCTCACGCCCCTACAAGGCCAAGCGCCAGTGA
- the BAP1 gene encoding ubiquitin carboxyl-terminal hydrolase BAP1 isoform X2: MNKGWLELESDPGLFTLLVEDFGVKGVQVEEIYDLQSKCQGPVYGFIFLFKWIEERRSRRKVSTLVDDTSVIDDDIVNNMFFAHQLIPNSCATHALLSVLLNCSNVDLGPTLSRMKDFTKGFSPESKGYAIGNAPELAKAHNSHARPEPRHLPEKQNGLSAVRTMEAFHFVSYVPITGRLFELDGLKVYPIDHGPWGEDEEWTDKARRVIMERIGLATAGEPYHDIRFNLMAVVPDRRIKYEARLHVLKVNRQTVLEALQQLIRVTQPELIQTHKSQESQLPEETKAVSSKSPLALETSRAPAASEGTHTDGVEEVAGSCPQAPTHSPPSKPKLVVKPPGSSINGVPPNPTPIVQRLPAFLDNHNYAKSPMQEEEDLAAGVGRSRVPVRPPQQYSDDEDDYEDDEEDDVQNTNSAIRYKRKGPGKPGPLSGSGDGQLSVLQPNTINVLAEKLKESQKDLSIPLSIKTSSGAGSPAVAVPTHSQPSPTPSNESTDTASEIGSAFNSPLRSPIRSANPTRPSSPVTSHISKVLFGEDDSLLRVDCIRYNRAVRDLGPVISTGLLHLAEDGVLSPLALTESGKGSSPSIRPSQGSQGSGSPEEKEVVEAVDSREKPGLVRPSEPLSGEKYSPKELLALLKCVEAEIANYEACLKEEVEKRKKFKIDDQRRTHNYDEFICTFISMLAQEGMLANLVEQNISVRRRQGVSIGRLHKQRKPDRRKRSRPYKAKRQ, encoded by the exons ATGAATAAGGGCTGGCTGGAGCTGGAGAGCGACCCTG GCCTCTTCACCCTCCTGGTGGAAGATTTCG GTGTCAAAGGGGTGCAGGTGGAGGAGATCTATGACCTTCAGAGCAAATGCCAGGG CCCCGTGTATGGATTCATCTTCCTGTTCAAATGGATCGAAGAGCGCCGATCCCGTCGCAAGGTCTCTACCTTGGTGGATGATACATCTGTGATTGATGATGATATTGTGAATAACATGTTCTTTGCCCACCAG CTGATCCCCAACTCTTGTGCCACTCATGCCCTGCTGAGCGTGCTCCTGAACTGCAGCAATGTGGACCTGGGGCCCACCCTGAGTCGCATGAAGGACTTCACCAAAGGCTTCAGCCCTGAG AGCAAAGGATATGCGATTGGCAATGCTCCAGAGTTGGCCAAGGCACATAATAGCCATGCCAG GCCTGAGCCACGCCATCTCCCCGAGAAGCAGAATGGCCTTAGTGCTGTGCGGACCATGGAGGCATTCCACTTTGTCAGCTATGTGCCTATCACAGGCCGGCTTTTTGAGCTGGATGGGCTGAAGGTTTACCCCATTGACCATG GGCCTTGGGGGGAGGATGAGGAGTGGACAGACAAGGCCCGGAGGGTCATCATGGAGCGTATCGGCCTCGCCACTGCAGG GGAGCCCTACCATGACATCCGCTTCAACCTGATGGCGGTGGTGCCCGACCGCAGGATCAAGTATGAGGCCAGGCTGCACGTTCTGAAGGTGAACCGTCAGACAGTACTGGAGGCCCTGCAGCAG CTGATTAGGGTAACGCAGCCAGAGCTGATTCAGACCCACAAGTCTCAAGAGTCACAGTTGCCTGAAGAGACCAAAGCAGTCAGCAGCAAGTCCCCTCTGGCCCTGGAAACAAGCAGGGCCCCAGCGGCCTCTGAGGGCACCCACACAG ATGGTGTGGAGGAGGTGGCTGGTTCGTGCCCACAAGCCCCGACCCACAGCCCTCCCAGCAAACCCAAGCTGGTGGTGAAGCCTCCAGGGAGCAGCATCAATGGGGTTCCCCCAAACCCCACTCCTATCGTCCAGCGGCTGCCAGCCTTTCTGGACAATCACAACTATGCCAAGTCCCCCATGCAG GAGGAGGAAGACCTGGCAGCAGGTGTGGGCCGCAGCCGAGTTCCAGTCCGCCCACCCCAGCAGTACTCAGATGACGAGGACGACTACGAGGATGACGAGGAGGATGACGTGCAGAACACCAACTCCGCCATCAG GTATAAGCGAAAGGGGCCGGGGAAACCAGGGCCATTGAGTGGCTCTGGGGATGGGCAGCTGTCGGTGCTGCAGCCCAACACCATCAACGTCTTGGCCGAGAAGCTCAAAGAGTCCCAGAAAGACCTCTCAATTCCTCTGTCCATCAAGACGAGCAGCGGGGCCGGGAGTCCAGCTGTGGCAGTGCCCACGCACTCACAGCCCTCGCCCACCCCCAGCAATGAGAGCACTGACACAGCCTCTGAGATCGGCAGCGCTTTCAATTCGCCACTACGCTCGCCTATCCGCTCGGCCAACCCCACGCGGCCCTCTAGCCCCGTCACCTCCCACATCTCCAAGGTGCTTTTTGGAGAGGACGACAGCCTGCTGCGTGTTGACTGCATACGCTACAATCGTGCTGTACGCGACCTGGGTCCTGTCATCAGCACGGGCCTGCTGCACCTGGCTGAGGACGGTGTGCTGAGTCCTCTGGCACTGACAG AGAGTGGGAAGGGTTCCTCACCTTCCATCAGACCGAGCCAAGGCAGCCAGGGGTCTGGTAGCCCAGAGGAGAAAGAGGTGGTGGAGGCTGTGGATAGCAGAGAGAAGCCTGGGCTGGTCAGGCCTAGTGAGCCCTTGAGCGGGGAGAAGTACTCACCCAAG GAGCTGCTGGCACTGCTGAAGTGTGTGGAGGCTGAGATTGCAAACTACGAGGCCTGCCTCAAGGAAGaggtggagaagaggaagaagttcAAG ATCGACGACCAGAGAAGAACACACAACTACGATGAGTTCATCTGCACCTTCATCTCCATGCTGGCTCAGGAAG GCATGCTGGCCAACCTGGTGGAGCAGAACATCTCGGTGCGGCGGCGCCAGGGGGTCAGCATTGGCCGACTCCACAAGCAGCGGAAGCCTGACCGGCGGAAACGCTCACGCCCCTACAAGGCCAAGCGCCAGTGA
- the BAP1 gene encoding ubiquitin carboxyl-terminal hydrolase BAP1 isoform X3 codes for MNKGWLELESDPGLFTLLVEDFGVKGVQVEEIYDLQSKCQGPVYGFIFLFKWIEERRSRRKLIPNSCATHALLSVLLNCSNVDLGPTLSRMKDFTKGFSPESKGYAIGNAPELAKAHNSHARPEPRHLPEKQNGLSAVRTMEAFHFVSYVPITGRLFELDGLKVYPIDHGPWGEDEEWTDKARRVIMERIGLATAGEPYHDIRFNLMAVVPDRRIKYEARLHVLKVNRQTVLEALQQLIRVTQPELIQTHKSQESQLPEETKAVSSKSPLALETSRAPAASEGTHTDGVEEVAGSCPQAPTHSPPSKPKLVVKPPGSSINGVPPNPTPIVQRLPAFLDNHNYAKSPMQEEEDLAAGVGRSRVPVRPPQQYSDDEDDYEDDEEDDVQNTNSAIRYKRKGPGKPGPLSGSGDGQLSVLQPNTINVLAEKLKESQKDLSIPLSIKTSSGAGSPAVAVPTHSQPSPTPSNESTDTASEIGSAFNSPLRSPIRSANPTRPSSPVTSHISKVLFGEDDSLLRVDCIRYNRAVRDLGPVISTGLLHLAEDGVLSPLALTESGKGSSPSIRPSQGSQGSGSPEEKEVVEAVDSREKPGLVRPSEPLSGEKYSPKELLALLKCVEAEIANYEACLKEEVEKRKKFKVGPLSSCLVLCPPVFPEIDDQRRTHNYDEFICTFISMLAQEGMLANLVEQNISVRRRQGVSIGRLHKQRKPDRRKRSRPYKAKRQ; via the exons ATGAATAAGGGCTGGCTGGAGCTGGAGAGCGACCCTG GCCTCTTCACCCTCCTGGTGGAAGATTTCG GTGTCAAAGGGGTGCAGGTGGAGGAGATCTATGACCTTCAGAGCAAATGCCAGGG CCCCGTGTATGGATTCATCTTCCTGTTCAAATGGATCGAAGAGCGCCGATCCCGTCGCAAG CTGATCCCCAACTCTTGTGCCACTCATGCCCTGCTGAGCGTGCTCCTGAACTGCAGCAATGTGGACCTGGGGCCCACCCTGAGTCGCATGAAGGACTTCACCAAAGGCTTCAGCCCTGAG AGCAAAGGATATGCGATTGGCAATGCTCCAGAGTTGGCCAAGGCACATAATAGCCATGCCAG GCCTGAGCCACGCCATCTCCCCGAGAAGCAGAATGGCCTTAGTGCTGTGCGGACCATGGAGGCATTCCACTTTGTCAGCTATGTGCCTATCACAGGCCGGCTTTTTGAGCTGGATGGGCTGAAGGTTTACCCCATTGACCATG GGCCTTGGGGGGAGGATGAGGAGTGGACAGACAAGGCCCGGAGGGTCATCATGGAGCGTATCGGCCTCGCCACTGCAGG GGAGCCCTACCATGACATCCGCTTCAACCTGATGGCGGTGGTGCCCGACCGCAGGATCAAGTATGAGGCCAGGCTGCACGTTCTGAAGGTGAACCGTCAGACAGTACTGGAGGCCCTGCAGCAG CTGATTAGGGTAACGCAGCCAGAGCTGATTCAGACCCACAAGTCTCAAGAGTCACAGTTGCCTGAAGAGACCAAAGCAGTCAGCAGCAAGTCCCCTCTGGCCCTGGAAACAAGCAGGGCCCCAGCGGCCTCTGAGGGCACCCACACAG ATGGTGTGGAGGAGGTGGCTGGTTCGTGCCCACAAGCCCCGACCCACAGCCCTCCCAGCAAACCCAAGCTGGTGGTGAAGCCTCCAGGGAGCAGCATCAATGGGGTTCCCCCAAACCCCACTCCTATCGTCCAGCGGCTGCCAGCCTTTCTGGACAATCACAACTATGCCAAGTCCCCCATGCAG GAGGAGGAAGACCTGGCAGCAGGTGTGGGCCGCAGCCGAGTTCCAGTCCGCCCACCCCAGCAGTACTCAGATGACGAGGACGACTACGAGGATGACGAGGAGGATGACGTGCAGAACACCAACTCCGCCATCAG GTATAAGCGAAAGGGGCCGGGGAAACCAGGGCCATTGAGTGGCTCTGGGGATGGGCAGCTGTCGGTGCTGCAGCCCAACACCATCAACGTCTTGGCCGAGAAGCTCAAAGAGTCCCAGAAAGACCTCTCAATTCCTCTGTCCATCAAGACGAGCAGCGGGGCCGGGAGTCCAGCTGTGGCAGTGCCCACGCACTCACAGCCCTCGCCCACCCCCAGCAATGAGAGCACTGACACAGCCTCTGAGATCGGCAGCGCTTTCAATTCGCCACTACGCTCGCCTATCCGCTCGGCCAACCCCACGCGGCCCTCTAGCCCCGTCACCTCCCACATCTCCAAGGTGCTTTTTGGAGAGGACGACAGCCTGCTGCGTGTTGACTGCATACGCTACAATCGTGCTGTACGCGACCTGGGTCCTGTCATCAGCACGGGCCTGCTGCACCTGGCTGAGGACGGTGTGCTGAGTCCTCTGGCACTGACAG AGAGTGGGAAGGGTTCCTCACCTTCCATCAGACCGAGCCAAGGCAGCCAGGGGTCTGGTAGCCCAGAGGAGAAAGAGGTGGTGGAGGCTGTGGATAGCAGAGAGAAGCCTGGGCTGGTCAGGCCTAGTGAGCCCTTGAGCGGGGAGAAGTACTCACCCAAG GAGCTGCTGGCACTGCTGAAGTGTGTGGAGGCTGAGATTGCAAACTACGAGGCCTGCCTCAAGGAAGaggtggagaagaggaagaagttcAAGGTGGGCCCTCTCTCCAGCTGCCTGGTCCTCTGCCCACCTGTCTTCCCAGAG ATCGACGACCAGAGAAGAACACACAACTACGATGAGTTCATCTGCACCTTCATCTCCATGCTGGCTCAGGAAG GCATGCTGGCCAACCTGGTGGAGCAGAACATCTCGGTGCGGCGGCGCCAGGGGGTCAGCATTGGCCGACTCCACAAGCAGCGGAAGCCTGACCGGCGGAAACGCTCACGCCCCTACAAGGCCAAGCGCCAGTGA